A region from the Nodosilinea sp. FACHB-141 genome encodes:
- a CDS encoding response regulator, with protein MSTEHTILLVEDNPKDVFLVQRAFRKANITTLVQVVSDGDAALQYLNGEAPYSDRATYPLPVFVLLDLKLPRRSGAEVLAWIRQQPQLRRLPVVALTSSREYTDVNRLYDLGANAYIAKPPDFDQLVDILKTLNLHWITYNEKPQLGLM; from the coding sequence ATGAGCACAGAACACACCATATTACTGGTCGAAGACAATCCTAAGGATGTTTTTTTAGTGCAGCGGGCCTTTCGCAAAGCTAATATCACCACCTTGGTACAGGTGGTCAGCGACGGTGATGCAGCACTTCAGTACCTCAACGGAGAAGCGCCCTACAGCGATCGCGCCACCTATCCATTGCCTGTATTTGTACTGCTCGATCTCAAGCTACCGCGGCGATCGGGGGCCGAAGTATTAGCCTGGATTCGCCAACAGCCCCAACTCCGGCGCTTGCCCGTGGTGGCGCTCACCTCATCCAGAGAATATACCGATGTCAATCGCCTCTACGACTTGGGTGCCAACGCCTACATTGCTAAACCGCCCGACTTTGATCAGCTAGTCGATATCCTTAAAACGCTAAATCTCCACTGGATTACCTATAACGAAAAACCCCAGCTGGGTCTGATGTAA
- a CDS encoding ATP-binding protein: MTQPLRILLIDDNRSDRLLVLRELKREFDQLDVQQINSSGEFSRAIRAGNFDAVVTDFQLRWTTGLDILETVRQHYPRCPVVMFTNTGTEEVAVEAMKLGLDDYILKEPNRYIRVPTAVRIALERRQVQQRAALLEIRLQGLLNQVKIGIFRSSSEGILLEANRAFLELLGAESLAQASELNLIDTRHYYSLLIDLPPPQQQEQEVQLHRSDGTEFWALLTTTLNTVEGITVIDGLLEDITERKQGEVALQELNATLEARVQKRTAELEAVNQDLEEFTYSISHDLRAPLRAIQGFAQILLEDIGPSLDASNSECLHRILANTKQLNTLITDLLAYSRMRRVEVALESVNLSVALTDVLATLKPELQERQAQITLEEPLPMVRANAPMLNQVLINLLLNAVKFVANGVQPQVRVWAVENRPNEATGEPSTIRLYLEDNGIGIASEHQQQIFSPFARLHSEADYPGTGIGLAIARKGIERMGGQIGVESQLGQGSRFWIELPAGKP; encoded by the coding sequence ATGACCCAACCCCTCCGAATTCTTCTCATTGACGACAACCGCAGCGATCGCCTCCTAGTGCTGCGGGAATTAAAGCGTGAATTTGACCAGCTAGACGTTCAGCAAATTAACAGCTCCGGTGAATTTAGTCGGGCCATCAGAGCAGGCAACTTCGACGCCGTGGTGACCGACTTTCAACTGCGCTGGACCACCGGACTAGACATTCTAGAAACGGTGAGACAACATTATCCCCGCTGCCCGGTAGTGATGTTTACCAATACCGGCACCGAGGAAGTTGCCGTCGAAGCAATGAAGCTAGGCCTCGATGACTACATTCTTAAAGAACCCAATCGCTACATCCGTGTACCGACTGCCGTTCGAATTGCGCTAGAACGGCGGCAAGTACAACAACGAGCTGCCCTGTTAGAAATCCGCCTACAGGGGTTGCTGAATCAGGTCAAAATCGGCATTTTTCGCTCTAGTTCAGAGGGCATCCTGCTGGAAGCAAATCGTGCTTTTCTAGAATTATTGGGCGCAGAGTCACTGGCTCAAGCGAGCGAACTCAATTTAATTGATACTCGCCATTACTACAGTCTTTTAATCGATTTACCACCCCCCCAGCAGCAGGAGCAGGAAGTGCAGCTGCACAGAAGCGATGGAACTGAATTTTGGGCCCTTTTAACCACAACGTTGAATACTGTTGAGGGAATTACCGTTATCGATGGCCTGCTCGAAGACATTACAGAGCGTAAGCAAGGTGAAGTAGCCCTGCAAGAACTCAACGCCACCTTAGAAGCACGGGTGCAAAAACGAACGGCCGAACTGGAAGCGGTAAATCAGGATCTTGAAGAGTTCACCTATTCCATCTCCCATGATTTGCGTGCTCCCCTGCGCGCCATTCAGGGGTTTGCTCAAATTTTGTTAGAAGACATTGGGCCTTCCTTAGATGCGAGCAACTCAGAATGCTTGCATCGCATTTTGGCCAACACCAAGCAGCTAAATACCCTGATTACCGACCTACTGGCCTACAGCCGCATGAGGCGGGTTGAAGTCGCTCTGGAGTCGGTCAATCTATCCGTCGCCTTAACAGACGTATTAGCGACCTTGAAGCCGGAGCTGCAAGAACGCCAAGCCCAAATTACTCTTGAAGAACCGCTGCCGATGGTTCGAGCCAATGCCCCCATGCTCAATCAGGTGTTGATCAACTTACTTTTAAATGCGGTTAAGTTTGTGGCCAATGGTGTGCAGCCCCAGGTACGAGTCTGGGCGGTTGAAAACCGGCCGAACGAAGCAACCGGGGAGCCATCAACCATTCGTTTATACCTGGAGGACAATGGCATTGGTATTGCGTCAGAGCACCAGCAGCAAATCTTTAGCCCCTTTGCTCGGCTACACAGCGAAGCAGACTATCCAGGGACTGGAATTGGGCTAGCGATCGCCCGCAAAGGCATAGAGCGCATGGGTGGGCAAATAGGCGTTGAATCCCAACTCGGGCAGGGCAGCCGATTTTGGATAGAGTTACCTGCTGGAAAGCCGTAA
- a CDS encoding CHASE3 domain-containing protein produces MILIVPQTQFRRRLTRAIALPIVLLLLLSGISIWQTTRLLSALDWVDHTSRVISQANSAQNLLLDMETGFRGYLLTGEQEFLEPYEQANRLIEPRLEELKTLVSDNPSQVERVVELTASFQRWEQQVLPAIARRQRGELEPLSDLRGRKQIMDQMRQQIAEFISTEERLRSQRSQTAQATTQSVILTSLLLAAGIGAMLAYFIYRQILWVSRVYKDALQTAQLRTQEAEQSAISLQRSARRLAALHDIDRAILAAELDRPLIGKALTKMRQVVKFQQAFVAIFDLEAETAQVLASNSQVGELALPVGTRLTVADFALEQTMLNGVRYVQNLSTAETCPPVLVQLRAQGFLSCLSVPLRVDHTLVGELNLASTEPAAFDEEAQEIAFEVANQLAIALEQTRLRTQLQNYAALLEQRVSDRTAQLEETNQELEAFTYSVSHDLRAPLRTIHGFANALLEDCGEQLDDLGRNYIASIMEDAAQMNGLISDLLNYSRLTRTQISLQPTKLAEVVEDALKQLTAQIQERQAQIEVAAALPGVMAHRSTLIQAVTNLIGNAIKFVEPTTQPQIDIFAEETYHNGRRWIRMWIVDNGIGIAPEHQERVFRVFERLHGAESYPGTGIGLAIVRKGLERMGGQVGVESQLGRGSRFWIALPMAVPPSHNLTHDPTPPNSSH; encoded by the coding sequence ATGATTCTTATCGTTCCTCAAACCCAGTTTCGCCGTAGGCTGACCCGCGCGATCGCCCTGCCCATCGTCCTACTGCTGCTTTTGTCAGGTATTTCCATCTGGCAAACTACTCGGTTATTGTCGGCCTTGGACTGGGTAGACCACACAAGCAGGGTGATTTCGCAAGCCAACTCGGCTCAAAATCTTCTGTTGGATATGGAAACTGGCTTTCGGGGGTATCTGCTGACCGGCGAGCAAGAGTTTTTGGAACCTTACGAGCAAGCTAACCGGTTAATTGAGCCCAGGCTGGAGGAGTTAAAGACTTTAGTTTCAGACAATCCGAGCCAGGTTGAGCGAGTTGTTGAACTGACGGCATCCTTTCAACGGTGGGAACAACAGGTTTTACCTGCCATTGCCCGCCGGCAGCGGGGCGAGTTAGAACCGTTAAGTGATCTCAGGGGCCGAAAACAGATCATGGATCAAATGCGGCAACAGATCGCCGAGTTTATTTCCACGGAGGAGCGGCTGCGAAGCCAGCGCAGTCAGACGGCTCAGGCGACGACTCAATCCGTTATTTTGACCAGTTTGCTTTTGGCAGCTGGCATCGGTGCCATGCTTGCCTATTTCATCTACCGCCAAATTTTATGGGTCTCGCGGGTTTACAAGGATGCCCTGCAAACAGCCCAATTGAGAACTCAGGAAGCTGAACAATCGGCCATTTCACTCCAGCGCAGCGCTCGACGACTGGCGGCTCTACACGACATTGACCGAGCAATTTTAGCCGCAGAGCTAGACAGACCTCTGATCGGCAAAGCCCTTACCAAAATGCGCCAAGTTGTGAAGTTCCAACAGGCGTTTGTGGCTATTTTCGATTTAGAAGCCGAAACCGCTCAAGTCTTGGCCAGCAATAGCCAGGTCGGCGAACTGGCCCTGCCGGTGGGCACTCGCCTCACCGTTGCCGACTTTGCCCTCGAGCAGACCATGCTCAACGGCGTTCGCTACGTTCAAAATCTGTCCACCGCAGAAACCTGCCCACCGGTACTGGTGCAGTTGAGAGCCCAGGGATTTTTAAGCTGCCTAAGTGTGCCCCTCCGCGTAGACCACACCCTCGTGGGCGAACTCAACCTGGCATCGACTGAGCCGGCGGCCTTTGACGAAGAAGCCCAGGAGATTGCCTTTGAGGTGGCCAACCAGCTGGCGATCGCCCTAGAGCAGACCCGGCTTCGCACCCAGCTCCAAAACTATGCGGCGCTACTAGAGCAACGGGTTAGCGATCGCACCGCTCAGCTAGAAGAAACCAACCAGGAGCTAGAAGCGTTTACCTACTCGGTTTCCCACGATTTGCGCGCGCCGCTGCGCACCATTCATGGGTTTGCCAATGCCCTGCTTGAAGACTGTGGTGAGCAACTAGACGACCTAGGCCGCAACTATATCGCTTCCATCATGGAAGATGCGGCGCAGATGAATGGACTAATCAGCGATTTGCTGAACTACAGCCGTCTCACTCGCACTCAAATTAGTCTACAGCCCACAAAACTAGCTGAAGTCGTAGAAGACGCTTTGAAGCAGCTAACGGCTCAAATTCAGGAAAGGCAGGCTCAGATTGAGGTTGCGGCGGCCTTGCCTGGGGTCATGGCCCACCGCTCAACCCTCATTCAAGCCGTGACCAACCTCATCGGCAATGCCATCAAGTTTGTTGAACCCACTACCCAACCACAGATAGATATTTTTGCCGAAGAAACGTATCACAATGGGCGCCGCTGGATACGAATGTGGATCGTAGACAACGGCATTGGCATTGCACCCGAACACCAAGAGCGAGTCTTCCGCGTCTTTGAGCGCCTGCATGGGGCCGAGAGCTATCCTGGCACGGGCATTGGCCTAGCCATTGTGCGCAAAGGGCTAGAGCGGATGGGCGGGCAAGTCGGAGTGGAATCGCAACTGGGCCGCGGCAGTCGGTTCTGGATTGCGTTACCAATGGCTGTTCCCCCATCCCATAATTTGACCCATGACCCAACCCCTCCGAATTCTTCTCATTGA
- a CDS encoding phenylalanine--tRNA ligase subunit alpha codes for MLDLLQLTGKQRQFIDLLQQQQTVASLRSLCAQAGFDFNFINGFLLSGALNGYVQWQEHSQQTWALTARGEDLAGVLPGSLLADRLLAGQCDRAQLQAELGPAFSLNYGALRREQAVDLIDGNGEGTVAVLKSSVLGAYQQRQGVFEAIAAGKVLDASAASSLEWLQQQGYIASRVETDYSLTVLPALQTLDLGDVVTTLTSELILSGQWRQADLKPYDIHAEVPNVAYGRPTILTQCIQRIRDIFLNMGFDEMSGYMVESAFWNFDALFTPQDHPAREVQDTFYLANPQTLPLPDDPALVQRVKQVHEANYGGHWTEAEASRAILRAHTTTSTARRLHQLQGKDGKYFSIDRVFRNETVDRTHLAEFHQIEGVVVGELLSVRTLMGYLTYFYERLGFKDLKFKPTYNPYTEPSLEVFAYHPPSDRYIEVGNSGLFRQEMLAPLGCGEKATVAWGLGLERIAMLLYDVEKLSDLIGPDIRL; via the coding sequence ATGCTCGACCTGCTTCAGCTCACTGGCAAACAGCGGCAGTTTATCGACCTGTTGCAGCAGCAGCAAACGGTGGCGAGTCTGCGATCGCTCTGTGCCCAGGCCGGGTTCGACTTCAACTTTATCAATGGTTTTTTGCTCAGCGGGGCTTTAAATGGCTACGTGCAGTGGCAGGAGCACAGCCAGCAAACCTGGGCGCTGACGGCCAGAGGAGAGGATTTGGCCGGCGTGCTGCCGGGGTCTCTGCTGGCGGATCGGCTGCTGGCTGGCCAGTGTGATCGCGCCCAGCTCCAGGCTGAGCTCGGCCCTGCCTTTAGCCTCAACTACGGTGCCCTGCGGCGCGAGCAGGCCGTCGATTTGATTGATGGCAATGGTGAAGGGACTGTAGCCGTGCTGAAGTCGTCGGTGTTAGGTGCCTACCAGCAGCGGCAGGGAGTGTTTGAGGCGATCGCAGCGGGCAAGGTTTTAGATGCCAGCGCAGCGTCCTCGCTGGAATGGCTCCAGCAGCAGGGTTACATCGCCAGCCGGGTCGAGACCGACTACAGCCTCACCGTGCTCCCGGCCCTGCAAACCCTGGACCTGGGGGATGTGGTGACGACCCTGACTAGCGAGCTAATTTTGTCGGGCCAGTGGCGGCAGGCCGACCTCAAGCCCTACGACATTCACGCCGAGGTGCCCAATGTCGCCTATGGACGACCCACCATTCTCACCCAGTGCATTCAGCGCATCCGCGACATCTTCTTAAACATGGGCTTCGACGAGATGTCGGGCTACATGGTGGAGTCGGCCTTTTGGAATTTTGACGCCCTGTTTACCCCCCAAGACCACCCAGCCCGCGAGGTGCAGGACACGTTTTATCTGGCCAACCCCCAGACCCTACCCCTGCCCGATGACCCAGCCCTAGTGCAGCGAGTCAAACAGGTGCACGAAGCCAACTACGGCGGCCACTGGACCGAGGCCGAAGCCAGCCGCGCCATTCTGCGGGCTCACACCACGACCTCTACCGCTCGCCGCCTGCACCAGCTCCAGGGCAAAGACGGCAAATACTTCTCCATCGATCGCGTCTTTCGCAACGAAACCGTCGATCGCACGCACCTAGCCGAGTTCCACCAGATCGAAGGCGTGGTGGTGGGTGAACTGCTCAGCGTGCGCACGTTGATGGGCTACCTGACCTATTTTTACGAACGATTGGGGTTTAAGGATCTGAAGTTTAAGCCGACCTATAACCCCTATACGGAGCCGTCGCTGGAGGTGTTTGCCTATCACCCGCCGAGCGATCGCTACATCGAAGTCGGCAATTCGGGCCTATTCCGCCAAGAAATGCTCGCTCCCTTGGGCTGCGGCGAAAAAGCCACCGTGGCCTGGGGCCTCGGTCTAGAGCGCATTGCGATGCTGCTCTACGACGTAGAAAAGCTCTCTGACTTAATTGGCCCTGACATTCGCCTTTAA
- a CDS encoding TIGR02450 family Trp-rich protein: MPRKQKYPHLLGSKWTACQKTDGWRHFQVTNRKQDGQWVFAELVASCDPTVRLWVNAKQLKNRALWQPGWQPLNPSAPPAEEDLFWLN; the protein is encoded by the coding sequence ATGCCCCGCAAGCAAAAATATCCCCACCTGCTCGGCTCAAAATGGACGGCTTGCCAAAAGACCGACGGCTGGCGACATTTTCAGGTGACCAACCGCAAGCAGGATGGCCAGTGGGTGTTTGCGGAGCTGGTAGCCTCCTGTGATCCCACGGTGCGGCTGTGGGTCAACGCCAAACAGCTCAAAAATCGTGCCCTCTGGCAGCCGGGGTGGCAACCCCTCAACCCGTCAGCTCCCCCGGCTGAGGAAGACTTATTTTGGTTAAACTAG
- a CDS encoding DUF2973 domain-containing protein: MWHVVYIIAFAVLAIMAIANLVRNLILLGGNARNPQSPRTYGSQQNASGDRPMPHPELLDQDGQVIREPLLVMRSISVKDARDQLDALYNGTGSPLDEPEDSGSESER, translated from the coding sequence ATGTGGCACGTGGTTTACATTATTGCGTTTGCGGTTCTGGCGATCATGGCGATCGCCAACCTGGTCAGAAACTTGATTTTGCTTGGCGGTAACGCCCGCAATCCCCAATCGCCCAGAACCTACGGCAGCCAGCAGAACGCTTCAGGCGATCGCCCCATGCCCCACCCAGAGCTGCTTGACCAAGACGGCCAGGTAATTCGCGAACCGCTGCTGGTCATGCGATCCATTTCGGTAAAAGATGCCCGTGACCAACTCGACGCCCTCTACAACGGCACTGGCAGCCCCCTCGATGAGCCAGAAGATAGCGGTTCTGAGTCTGAGCGTTAG
- a CDS encoding thiol-disulfide oxidoreductase DCC family protein: MTTAAAPSAQTPHAIAWKIKLLYDGDCPLCLREVNFLRKQDNGRGLIAFTDIAADDYNPADNGGIDFATAMGRIHAVKADGTVIQNVDVFRQVYAVLGIGWIYAPTRWPILGPLVDWVYGLWANWRLAITGRPSLKTILAEREARLAEGCGNPETDSTSGSVDESLANRCRI; the protein is encoded by the coding sequence ATGACGACTGCCGCTGCACCTTCTGCCCAAACACCCCATGCGATCGCCTGGAAAATTAAGCTGCTCTATGATGGCGACTGTCCCCTATGTCTGCGGGAAGTCAATTTTTTGCGCAAGCAAGACAACGGCCGTGGGCTGATCGCCTTTACCGATATTGCGGCTGACGACTACAACCCCGCAGACAACGGCGGTATCGATTTTGCCACGGCCATGGGTCGCATCCACGCTGTGAAGGCCGACGGCACCGTGATTCAGAATGTGGATGTGTTTCGCCAAGTCTACGCAGTTCTAGGTATTGGCTGGATCTACGCGCCTACCCGCTGGCCCATCCTTGGCCCGCTGGTCGATTGGGTCTACGGTCTGTGGGCTAACTGGCGTCTAGCGATTACCGGCAGGCCCAGTCTCAAGACGATTTTGGCCGAGCGTGAAGCCCGTCTAGCCGAGGGCTGCGGCAATCCAGAAACTGATTCTACTTCTGGGTCGGTTGACGAATCCCTTGCCAATCGCTGCCGCATTTAG
- the crtB gene encoding 15-cis-phytoene synthase CrtB has translation MLQLTDSPPIQSLSSVEDAYEVCRRVTAKYSKTFYTGTMLMAPAKRRAIWAIYVWCRRTDELVDGPQAQFTSEKTLDRWESQLESIFAGCPVDDEDVALVDTLEQFPLDIQPFRDMIAGQRMDLHRNRYDTFEDLELYCYRVAGTVGLMSTTVMGIDTQLQTAPWSQQQQLDPTPQAIALGIANQLTNILRDVGEDARRGRIYLPLKDLAAFDYTEADLVAGVVDERWRALMAFQIDRARRFYAEAESGIGLLSEDARWPVWAALALYRQILDVIEKNGYDVFTQRAYVPSLRKLLTLPSTLLKARVL, from the coding sequence ATGCTGCAACTGACGGATTCTCCCCCCATCCAATCCCTATCCTCCGTTGAGGATGCCTACGAGGTGTGCCGACGCGTCACGGCGAAATATTCCAAGACGTTTTACACCGGCACCATGCTGATGGCCCCTGCCAAGCGGCGCGCCATCTGGGCTATTTACGTCTGGTGTCGCCGCACCGATGAACTCGTGGACGGGCCGCAGGCGCAGTTCACCAGCGAAAAGACGTTGGATCGGTGGGAGTCGCAGCTAGAGTCAATTTTTGCCGGCTGCCCAGTGGATGACGAGGATGTCGCCCTGGTAGATACCTTGGAGCAGTTCCCCCTCGACATTCAGCCCTTTCGCGACATGATCGCGGGCCAGCGGATGGATTTGCACCGCAATCGCTACGACACTTTCGAAGACTTAGAGCTGTACTGCTACCGCGTAGCCGGCACCGTAGGGTTGATGTCGACCACAGTGATGGGCATTGATACCCAACTGCAAACCGCTCCCTGGAGCCAGCAACAGCAGCTCGACCCCACTCCCCAGGCGATCGCCCTAGGCATTGCCAACCAGCTCACCAACATTCTGCGCGACGTGGGCGAAGACGCTCGCCGAGGCCGCATTTACCTACCCCTAAAAGATCTGGCCGCCTTTGACTACACCGAAGCTGACCTGGTCGCTGGTGTTGTAGACGAGCGCTGGCGTGCCCTCATGGCCTTTCAGATCGATCGCGCCCGTCGGTTTTATGCCGAAGCAGAGAGCGGCATTGGGCTGCTAAGTGAAGACGCTCGCTGGCCCGTGTGGGCTGCTCTGGCCCTCTACCGTCAGATTTTGGACGTGATTGAAAAAAACGGCTACGACGTGTTTACTCAGCGGGCCTACGTGCCTTCTCTGCGCAAGCTGCTCACCTTGCCCAGCACCCTGCTAAAAGCTCGGGTGCTTTAG
- the glyA gene encoding serine hydroxymethyltransferase — translation MPQTNFDFLQESDPLLASIIQRELQRQRDHLELIASENFTSSAVLAAQGSVLTNKYAEGLPGKRYYGGCAFVDEAEQLAIDRAKELFGAAHANVQPHSGAQANFAVFLALLQPGDTILGMDLSHGGHLTHGSPVNVSGKWFNVVQYGVGRETEQLDFDQIRELALEHRPKLIICGYSAYPRVIDFEKFRAIADEVGAYLMADIAHIAGLVAAGYHPNPLPHCDVVTTTTHKTLRGPRGGLILARDAELGKKFDKAVFPGSQGGPLEHVIAAKAVAFGEALKPEFRAYAAQVIANAQRMAAQLQQRGIKVVSDGTDNHLVLVDLRSIGMTGKRADQLVSEVNITANKNTVPYDPESPFVTSGLRLGSPAMTTRGMGEAEFTEIANIIADRLLNPEDAAIAEHCKRRVAALCDRFPLYTHLGGLVPALV, via the coding sequence GTGCCTCAAACTAACTTTGATTTTCTGCAAGAGTCCGATCCGCTGCTGGCCAGCATTATTCAGCGCGAGCTACAACGCCAGCGCGACCACCTCGAGCTCATCGCCAGCGAGAACTTTACCTCGTCTGCGGTGCTAGCGGCCCAGGGATCGGTATTGACCAATAAGTATGCCGAAGGGCTGCCCGGCAAGCGCTACTACGGTGGCTGCGCCTTTGTGGATGAGGCCGAGCAGTTGGCGATCGATCGCGCCAAAGAACTCTTCGGTGCCGCCCACGCCAACGTGCAGCCCCACTCTGGAGCCCAGGCCAACTTTGCCGTGTTTCTGGCCCTGCTTCAGCCCGGCGACACCATCCTGGGCATGGATCTCTCCCACGGCGGGCACCTGACCCACGGCTCGCCCGTGAACGTGTCGGGCAAGTGGTTTAATGTCGTTCAGTACGGCGTTGGCCGCGAGACCGAACAACTCGACTTTGACCAGATCCGTGAGCTGGCTCTAGAGCACCGACCCAAGCTGATCATCTGCGGCTATTCGGCCTACCCCCGCGTGATCGATTTTGAGAAGTTTCGCGCGATCGCCGACGAAGTTGGTGCTTACCTGATGGCCGACATCGCCCACATCGCTGGATTGGTGGCTGCCGGTTATCACCCCAACCCCCTGCCCCACTGTGACGTGGTGACGACCACCACCCACAAAACCCTGCGCGGCCCTCGCGGTGGCCTGATATTGGCCCGTGATGCCGAACTGGGCAAAAAGTTTGATAAGGCCGTGTTCCCCGGTAGCCAGGGCGGGCCATTGGAGCACGTGATTGCGGCTAAGGCGGTGGCCTTTGGCGAAGCTCTCAAACCCGAGTTTCGGGCCTATGCTGCTCAAGTGATCGCCAATGCCCAGCGCATGGCGGCTCAGCTCCAGCAGCGGGGCATCAAGGTAGTGTCTGACGGTACCGACAACCACTTGGTACTGGTCGATCTGCGCTCTATCGGCATGACCGGCAAGCGCGCCGATCAGCTGGTGAGTGAGGTCAACATCACCGCTAACAAAAACACTGTGCCCTACGACCCCGAGTCGCCCTTTGTCACCAGCGGCCTGCGCCTGGGTTCTCCGGCGATGACCACCCGCGGCATGGGCGAGGCTGAGTTCACTGAGATCGCCAACATCATCGCCGATCGCCTGCTCAATCCCGAAGATGCGGCGATCGCTGAGCACTGCAAGCGTCGGGTGGCGGCCTTGTGCGATCGCTTCCCCCTCTATACCCACTTAGGCGGGCTAGTTCCAGCTCTGGTCTAA
- a CDS encoding glycosyltransferase family 4 protein, producing MPFYLYHVLAFGISAAVVLGTTPIVRRIGLKSGRVDQPGERKVHDKPMVRLGGVSIFIGTLLALLVVWSMGGFIDAAGAHLAPPQEFQIWGVTLGGLAFFLIGLTDDLFGLSPLSRLFMQAVVATMAWYVGVSIDFLTIPFYGLTQLPAFISLPVTILWLVGMANAINWIDGLDGLAAGVSGIAAVVMLVVSLYMNQPAAALIAAALAGGALGFLRYNFNPAKIFMGDGGAYFMGFTLAGVGVIGLVKTVTTAAVLLPYLILAVPILDMSAVIVDRLRAGKSPFVADKRHLHHRLLQAGLSHRVTVLFIYVLTLWAGSLALAFAGMPSGLVYALAATALLSYTGWRLRQRTR from the coding sequence ATGCCGTTTTATCTGTATCACGTGTTGGCCTTTGGTATCTCCGCCGCGGTGGTGCTGGGCACGACACCGATCGTGCGCCGCATCGGCCTTAAAAGTGGGCGAGTCGATCAGCCCGGCGAACGTAAGGTACACGACAAGCCCATGGTGCGGTTGGGTGGGGTGTCAATTTTTATTGGTACGCTGCTAGCCTTGCTGGTCGTATGGTCTATGGGCGGCTTTATTGATGCTGCCGGAGCCCATTTAGCCCCACCCCAAGAGTTTCAGATCTGGGGGGTGACCCTCGGCGGGTTGGCCTTCTTTCTCATTGGCCTTACCGACGACCTGTTTGGCCTCTCGCCCCTCAGCCGCCTGTTTATGCAGGCGGTGGTGGCCACCATGGCTTGGTACGTAGGCGTGAGCATCGACTTCCTCACGATTCCTTTCTACGGGCTTACCCAGCTGCCCGCCTTCATCAGCCTGCCGGTGACCATTCTGTGGCTGGTGGGCATGGCCAATGCCATCAACTGGATCGACGGCCTCGATGGTCTAGCAGCAGGGGTGTCGGGCATTGCCGCAGTTGTGATGCTGGTGGTAAGTCTTTACATGAACCAGCCCGCAGCGGCGCTAATTGCTGCAGCCCTAGCCGGTGGAGCCCTCGGCTTTTTGCGCTACAACTTCAACCCGGCCAAGATTTTCATGGGAGATGGGGGAGCCTACTTCATGGGCTTTACCCTGGCGGGGGTTGGGGTTATCGGCTTGGTTAAAACGGTGACTACCGCTGCGGTACTGCTGCCTTACCTAATTTTGGCGGTGCCGATTCTCGATATGTCGGCCGTGATTGTCGATCGCTTGCGAGCAGGCAAATCCCCCTTTGTAGCCGACAAGCGCCACCTACACCACCGGCTGCTCCAGGCGGGGCTGTCTCATCGGGTGACGGTGCTCTTCATCTACGTGCTGACTCTGTGGGCCGGCAGTTTAGCCCTGGCGTTTGCAGGCATGCCCAGCGGTCTAGTCTATGCCCTAGCTGCTACCGCGCTACTCAGCTACACCGGCTGGCGGCTGCGGCAGCGCACCCGCTGA